The Setaria viridis chromosome 9, Setaria_viridis_v4.0, whole genome shotgun sequence sequence AGAAGGTGCGCCACTGGTGAAAGTGGGCGGCCTCCATCTCGAGCGTGACAGGGACGTGCGCCCTTGATGTTGATCATGGCGATCGTCGCAGCAGGGAGTGGATCGGGGACAGGGACAGGGACAGGGACAGCAAAGGGGTTGGTGTAGATGGTGGAggaactggaggaagaagagtccgCCATGAACACGAGAAGAGAGCAGCGGAAGGTGGAGCTTAGATCGTGTTGTCTCtggataccatgtagagaaacAATTGCTGGAAAGCTCAAAGTCTTTACTGCATCATGGGGTTCATATACATGAGGCTCAAGGCCGTGCGTGTGTAACTACTGATCCTTCTGGGAGTACATGCAGAAGCCGTTAGACTATGCGGTTGGGCTATGCCGTTGATGAGATCCTAGACCAGGTCGTTTACAACGAGCTCAGGGCTACGCGTCAAGGTCTCCTTCTTCGCCGCCGACCCGCCGCGCCTCTCCCACTTCTGCCTCCACTACCCCGGCGTGAATATTAAATCCGATTTGCGAGGTAGGCCGTGCGTCCTCCAGACGGTGGACAACCTCGCCCTCATCAGCATCGCCTCCGGCTGCGACTCCAACCCCGAGTACTTCTTCTACAGGGctgcggggcgggggcggcggccgtaGATTGAACCTATCCCGGAGATCCACTCCTACCTCCAATGGCGTCTCGTGGTCTCCGTCGGATTCCAGccgtgcggcggcgacggctatGTGGTTGCCGCTCTCGTTATCGATATGTCTCCGGTTCCGGTCCGAGCGACCGCGAACTCCATGTCTTCCGGTCCGAGCGGGGCACATGGACGAAGACCACGCACTAATCAAGGTAGAAAAGGTGATCGCCATGGGAGCTGGCAAGCTTGGCTTTGTCGATCTCTTGAAGGGAATTCTGGTCGCGAGGTGCTCAGCGACAACCCAACCGGCCGCTTTGTCCCGTTGCCCAAGTTGCTCCCCGCCCACCAGGGCGACGTCAACGGCGAGCTGTGCCCGGCACGGCCGTTCCGCGACGTCGCCATCTACGCCGACGGCCTGATCAAGTGCGTCGAGGAGGAACCTTTGGCACGACGCACAATCCACAAGATACCTCGGGTCACGAAAAGACGCATAGTCCCTGAGAAATTACCTGAAGATGTATCAAAAACAGATGAACTCCAAGACTCAGACTTGATGCCGGATCCAGTGGACGTAGAAGAGGTGGACatggaagaggaggaaaccTACCAGTACCTCGGTTGGAGGGTCATCGCATGGAGCAGGACGCTTTCTTCCACCTGTTGGCGCAAGGAGTGCTTGATCCATGTAGATGACATTGTTGCCGACAACAACCCGACGCATGCTGCTTTGCTGGGTGAGCTTGGAGGCAGCGGAGCTCCTAGTTTGACATTGAAGGACCTGCGCATAAGTTACCCCTCACTGAGCATAGATGATAACAACGCGCTTTACCTCACCGCCAAGGTGAAACCATCGAGGGATCAGGAGGAGATGTGTGTGATAAAGGTTGACATGGGGAAGAAGACACTGGAAGAAATTTCTCCAGTTCTCACCGAAAGACAGCGTTACCGTCCAAACTACATTTCCTGTGCCTTGCCCAAATATTTGAATACAGATTCAGGTAACTAATGGGTTTGCTACTCTCGTGTATTGATCGTTGAAACATAGGATTTGTTGTTCTGTTTTGTGTATTTCAATTGCTAGGCCAGTAACATTTTGGTTCAATCCCAAACTTCAAGAATTTGAGCATCTTCTCCCatctttttttctcgaacatgcaGAATTCTCCCATCTTTTTGAATTGGTATCATAAATGTGCCTTTTAATGGTGTGCTAAATATGGGCTTGCATTCAAACATTGATAGTTGGTAATCGCACTGTTAATTTGCTATGATGTTGCTTATGTCCAAACTACAAAGTTAGTGCTGCTGATGTTAATGTTTGTTTTCAACCACTGACCAGATGTAACTCAGATTGGTGGGCAGAATGCTGATTCCTGCCCGGCCTCTTCTGCTCTCCAGGTATTTTCTGACACCCTAAGGTCCATTGCTTCCTCTTCGTGCAATAACTAACACTGTTAGCATTTGCACTCAACCCAGGAAAGTGGCAACCTGATCCGAGCCAGCAACTACTATCCACCTAGTACGCGGTACTATGGTGATTACTGTTCCCCCTATAACCCCAGCCTCACGCACATGCTTTGGCAACCGCGGCTACTACCAAATGCGGCCACGACCACCAACAGTATTATGGCAGCGGCCACCACCACAATCAGGTAATCAAAATATTGGTGAAGATTGAGCTATAGCACTGCTATTGTTTTTTGAGCAGCAACAAACTCTTCGTGCAAGATACTAAATACTAAAAGCTTGATTTTATTGAATTTCAAAAAAGAAGTGCACCATAAAATGGTATCTCATCCATGCATGATCCAATTTCAATGTGTGTAAAGATCTTTATATTATTAATATTGTTTGATCTGATACTTAGTTACTATTGCTTCGATCAGTAGATGCGATTCAAGAATATGAGTGCAATAATGCCTTGCCTGCTTTTAATCTGCATTTTACACTTCAAGGGGCTATTTGGAAATAAAATTCTAAGATATTGCTGTGATCAGATTCTAGCTTGGATATATTTACTTTTCATCATTCATAGAGCAATCCTCCTCTTCCCTAAATCCTAGGTATTACCACTAGTCCACTACCATAGTTGGTAATGGCATTGTTAAATTTGTTAGGATGTCATTtgtgtccaaactccaaagttAGTTCTGCTGAtgttaatgtttttttttcttcaaccgTTGACTAGGTGCAACTCAGATTGGTGGGCAGAATGCTGATTCCTGATCCAAGCCAGCAACTACCGTCCATCTACGCAATACTATGGTGGTTACTGTTGTCCCCCTTTGACCCCAGCCTCACGCCCATGCTTTGGCAACTACCAGTTGCGGCCACCCCCGCCACCACAATCAAGTAATCAGGACATTGGCAAAGATTGAACATAGCACTGCTATTGTTTTTTAGCAGCAACAAACTCTTCGTGCAAGATGTTAAAGATTGAATCTTGATGCTATTAATTTCCAAAAATGAAGTGCACCATTCTGCCATGGTCTCTTGTCCATGCATGATCCAACTTCAATGCgtgtaaagtttttttttttttgcttcagtAGATGCAAAATTCAAGAATCTGAGTGTAATACTTCGTTCCATTCAAGAATCTGAGTGTAATTCAAGAACCATGACAATCAGCAAAAATACCAGAGTGCTAAGGCAACTACAGGGCGTGTCAGTAAACGAAGATCAGTGTCGGTGTCCATCTGAAAACCTAGTTTATTCCTTGTGGTCTCGTGGAAGACGGATGCACACTGGCAGAGGCAAGGAAAAGGTATCGCCGAGGGATCTGCCGGAGGCAACCGCGCCCAAACTTGTTTGCAAATAAATGCTTTCCCCTGAAGCAATTCCTCCTCCCGTGCTGCACTCTTCCGTGTTCCTCGCTTCACCCCAGTATATAGGTGCACACGAACAATAGCTTCTGGTAGCCTCAATCCAGCTCTGTCCCTCCGTCTGAATTGTTCTGAAACCATATCAGAGCCAAGACCCATggccgccgcagcgccgcgcACGTACGCTGACTTCGAGCCGCCGCACAGCCTGCAGGAGGAGCCCGGCCAGTTGGCCCTCCGCGTCGACCTCTCCGCTGAAGGCATGTGAACGCGCGCACACTACTAGAGCATGTTCATGGAGTTCATGTATCCGTGATCGACTCATCATCCGTCTAGAGAAGATGTTACATTCTTACAATAGTTGGCGTGTGCGTGCACGCACGATTGCAGGGTTCAAGAAGGAGCAGATCAGGGTGCAGATCGACAACTTCGGCACGCTGCGGATATCCGGCGAGCGCCCCCTCGGCGCCGATGGCAGCCGGTGGAGGCGCTTCGGCAAGGAGTTCCAGGTCCCCGACAcctgcgacgccgccgccatccgcgcCAGGCTCGACAAGGAAGGCGTCCTCCTCATCACCATGCCGAAACTGTCCGCGACggctgcgccgccggcgccggccgaggagccggcggcgccagGCGCGAACacgggtgccgccgccgccgctggccaggACCACGAACCTGCAGGTCACGCTCATTCCAGTGCATCCCAAGCGGGTACTGCTGCTGCCGAAGCTGAAGAAGAGAAGGGCCacaaggaggaggacgacacCAGGGCAGCGGCCATGGACCGTCCAGGCGGCCAACAAGACGAGCAGCACCCAAGCAGCGACGACGCCGCTGCGGCAACCGCACCTCCCGCTAGCCAGCCGGCGGCGTACGGCTTCGCCAAGGACGGCAGGAAGATGCTACTGGCGATCTTCGCCGTGATGCTGGCCCTGGTTGCCGCCGGCCTGTTCGCGAGGTACACGATGGATCCATCGGCTGAGACGCCGTCGTCAGGCAACCACATTGTCAGTCTCTCGGATAGCTGATCGTGGCGCAACAGTGAAAAATTACTCTTAGTACGCGTACGCCTGAACAATGTGCAAACGTGGTGGTTGCATACTGTATAGTTTATACGTTCCATCACTGTACATATATGTGTGATGACTGCGTATTGttacacaaaagaaaaaaaacagagagttCAGTTCAAAGCTTGGAAAACACCTGTGAAATGGGATTACTTAGTATTCAGTACATACAAATATCTGAGACAAACGCAAAGGCCATTTCCGTGCTCGTTGGTCGTGAAGCAATCCCTTGCTCCTCAGACCACGACAGGCATAACACCACTCACACTGCGATCATCCTACAAAATTATATGAATCTTGCCGCGGCAACAAGGATGCCAAGCAAGCTAAGGTAGACTCTCTTCGAGATGACATGGTAATTGACACCAAACAGAATGGAATTTGCTCCCAGCAGAACACGAAATCAGGTAATTTCGTCCACAATAACCAGGAAATGTGCAACCTTTGCGATTGAAGAAACAGCAGTTTCTTCTACACTGATGGCCTGATTTCAATTACAGCTACTTTTACTGCATTTCACTGAGGGCTCGTTTGATACACCCATTCCCCACGTGGATTGGAGTGGACCCGTAAAAAAAATATCCTTCAATCCACAAGAGGAATGGTTTATCCAAACTTGCCCTCAATGGTTGCTAGATCTCAGACCATAGGGCAGTGTACAGCTAAAAGCGGATACAACAAATAAACATTGATCAAATCGTTTTCTTTTGATGTGCCTGTGTCCTAAATTTCCACCAGCAAAGACCCGAACAGCAGGCTCCATCCTGCTGCACGCAAGCTACCGCCTCCAATAAAATTATACAGTATACACAATATGAAGCTGCACAGTCGACTGTAGATGGTCTTCTCTTGTTGCATCACCTGATAGCTCCAAGTAGATTTGCACCTCCAAGTTTAGCACCAGTTAGAAGCTGTTGACCAAAGTAAACATAGTAAGGACTGAAGCTTAGACATTGGTTTGTTTGGTACCATGAGATGTGTAGCAACTACTTGTGCAGAACATGAAGTAAACAGAAGTGCCCAAGATCCTTTGGCTTTGTAATCAAggaaaaaaaggggggaaaaaacTAGAGAATGGAACCACGAGCAAAAACATACAGTGTCACGCAAATCAACTTCTCGCAAGTAAGCTCGCTGAAGATTTGCACCTTGCAAGTTTGTTCCAGACAACTTAGCACCCTGAAAATCAGAACGAGCTTCACATGTGGTTCTGATTGATATAAGGTTAGGCACCAGAAAATGGCTGGTGTTAATATTCAATAGTCTGGGCAAGACTGCAGGTTTcagtaaaaatatatatattcaaTTGCATCACAGCTTAACAAGAATCAATACAGTTTTGCTTATGCAAATTGTCATATACTTGGATATGGCGGGAAAGATATGTTTATGTCAGAATTACTATCAGTTGATATGACTAGTATGCATGCCCTCTAGTTCTAAGAATTCATCAGTATTtaaaccaaaaaagaaaaggatcctACTCACT is a genomic window containing:
- the LOC117840112 gene encoding uncharacterized protein; this translates as MAAAAPRTYADFEPPHSLQEEPGQLALRVDLSAEGFKKEQIRVQIDNFGTLRISGERPLGADGSRWRRFGKEFQVPDTCDAAAIRARLDKEGVLLITMPKLSATAAPPAPAEEPAAPGANTGAAAAAGQDHEPAGHAHSSASQAGTAAAEAEEEKGHKEEDDTRAAAMDRPGGQQDEQHPSSDDAAAATAPPASQPAAYGFAKDGRKMLLAIFAVMLALVAAGLFARYTMDPSAETPSSGNHIVSLSDS